The Labilibaculum sp. sequence CCACTCTTGATCCTTACACAACCTACATTTCCGAATCAGAAATTGAAGACTTTAAACTGATGACCACAGGCGAATATGCCGGTATTGGGTCATTAATCAGTAAACACAAGGATGAAGTAATTATTGCAGAACCTTACGAAGGATTTCCAGCTTTTAAGGCTGGTTTAAAAGCCGGTGATGTATTGCTTGAAATTAATGGAACATCGGTATCAAAAAAGAGTACTGATGATGTGAGCAGCCTGTTAAAAGGGCAACCCAATGTTCCTCTTACCATTAAAATAAAACGACCAGGTGTTGATAAAATAATGGAGAAGAAATTGGTACGTGAAAACATACAATTAAAATCCGTTCCCTACTACGGAATGGTTTCTGATTCAGTTGGATACATTCTTTTAAATCAATTCACAGATAAAGCTTCTGGTGAAATTAAAGCTGCTTTAAAAGAACTTAAAGAACAAAATGCAAAATCAATTGTTCTCGATTTGAGAGGTAATCCCGGAGGATTATTGGATCAGGCAATTGAAATTGTGAACCTGTTTGTAAACAAAGGAGAAGATATTGTTAGTACCAAAGGAAAAGTCTCACAGTGGGATAAGTCGTACACAGCCACAAAAACACCTTTTGATGCCGAAATTCCAATTGCTGTTTTGGTAAACAGAGGATCGGCATCGGCGTCGGAAATTGTTTCAGGTGCAATTCAAGATCTCGACAGAGGTGTTGTAATCGGTGAAAGAACATTTGGTAAAGGATTGGTTCAGACAACAAGAAATCTGACCTACAACGCCAAATTAAAGGTGACTACTGCGAAGTATTACATTCCTAGTGGAAGATGCATTCAGGCTCTTGATTACAGCCACAGAAACGAAGATGGAAGCGTAGGGAAAATTGCTGATTCTCTAATTACCGAATTTCACACCAAAAATGGTCGTTCTGTTTTTGATGGTGGTGGTGTTCTTCCGGATTTGAAGATTGAATCGGAAAGATACAGCAGTTTAACCATTAACCTGATTCGTAACTTTATGGTTTTTGATTACGCAACTTTGTATGCAAACAGTCATGATAAAATAGCAAGCTCGAAAGAATTTAAAATTTCGGATCAGGAGTTTGAAAAATTCTCTCAATACATTAAAGAACAGAAGTTTGTATACGAATCGGAAAGTACTGAAATTCTAGATGCTCTAAAAAAATCAGCAAAAGAAGAAAAATACTTTGACATCTCAACCAATGAGTTTGACGCTCTTACGGCAAAGTTAACTCCCAATTTGGATCGTGATTTAACCCGATTCAAAGATGAAATCAGCGATTTGCTGGCACACGAAATTATTAAGAGATATTACTACCAAAATGGCGGTATTGAATACAGTTTAAAGGATGATAAAACTCTTTTAAAAGCCATTGAAGTTCTTGAAAATAAAACAGAATATTTAGGAATTTTAGATGGCAGTATCGGACTTCATGCTTTAAATAAGCAAAAATAATACGGTTAAAAATTGCTATTAAATTGATATAAAAAAAGCTCATTCTTGTTGCAAGAATGAGCTTTTTAAATTTGTATCTATTGTGTATTAATGCGCTTCCAGCCAGTTCTCTCCTACGCCCATATCCACAGTAAGTGGAACCGAAAGCTGAATGGCATTTTCCATTTCTTCTTTTAAAATCAGCTTCATTTGATCCAATTCAGATAACAAACAATCAAAGTTCAATTCATCATGCACCTGAATAATCAATTTAGATTGCATCCCCTCCCGTTTCATTCTTTTGGTAATGTTGATCATCGCTATTTTGATTACATCAGCTGCCGAGCCCTGAATGGGTGCATTAATTGCATTTCTTTCTGCTACACCGCGAACGATAGCATTGCTTGAATTGATATCTTTTAAATATCTGCGGCGTGACAATAAAGTGACTACAAACTCATCCCGACGCGCTTTCTCTACACTTTCATCCATAAACAGCTTAACTCCCGGATAAGATTCAAAATAGCCTGTAATAAGCTCTTTTCCTTCCGTTCGGCTAATACCCAACCTTTCGGCAAGTCCCCAGGCCGAAATTCCATAAATAATTCCAAAATTGGCAGTTTTTGCTCTGCTTCGCATGTCCTTGCTTACCTCTTCGATTGGAAGCTTGTAAATTTTTGCCGCTGTAGCTGTATGGAAATCTTCAGAATTGATAAAAGCATCTATCATGTTCTGATCCTGGCTCATATGAGCCATTAAGCGCAATTCCACCTGCGAATAATCAGCAGAAAGAAAAGTGTGATTTTCGGATGAAGGAACAAATGCTTTCCGGATGTATCTGCCCTGCTCGGTACGAATTGGTATATTCTGTAAATTAGGATTGGTTGAACTTAACCTTCCTGTAGCGGCTTCCGCCTGATTAAAAGATGTATGTATCTTCCCTGATTTTTCATTAATGTAAGTTGGAAGTGCCTCAACATAGGTAGAAATCAATTTTTTAAGCGATCTAAAATCCAATATCTTTTGAATAATTTCATGCTTATCCTTCAATTTAGAAAGAACATCTTCGGAAGTTGAATATTGACCCGATTTGGTTCTTTTAGCTTTGCTGTCGAGCCCCATTTTATCAAACAAAACATCACCCAACTGCTTAGGTGAAGCCACATTAAAATCGACCTCAGCCATTTCTTTGATGTCTTTTTCGATACCATCTACCTCCTCATTCAGAACAAGAGCGTAGTCTTTTAGAGTTTGTACATCAATACTAACTCCTGTGAACTCCATATCTGCTAAAATGCTTACCAAAGGCATTTCAATATTGTAGAACAAATCAAGTAGTTCGTTATCTTTCATACGAACTTCAAATTCTTCTTTCAATTCAAGGTTTAGAACTGTTTCCTCACAATAAGATTCATGTTCAATCACCTCTGGTTCCAACATCAAACTCAATTGAGCTTTTTTCCCTTTCGACTTATCCTCTTTTGAAATTGTCTGATAATTTAAAATAGAGTAAGCAACAAATGCGAAATCATGTTTTAATTCGGGTTGAATTAAGTAATGAGAAATCATAGTATCGAAAATCGGCCCTTTTACATCAATTCCATGCCAACGCAAAATCAAAATATCACGTTTGATATCGTGACCAATTTTTAAAATATTTTCATCTTCAAAAATAAATTTAAACTCTTGAGCCACTTTTTTTGCTTCTTCGAAATTTTGAGGAAAAGGAACAAAAAATGATTTGTCTTTTCGATACGAAAAAGTCAATCCAAGAAGATTTGATGTGTTTGGGTCAGAACCAGACAAAATTGTTCTAAACGAGTACTCTTTCTGAACACATAAATCAGCTTTTAAATCGGCCCTTACAGACTGATTATCAAGCACAAAAAACTCACAAGCCAATCCTTTTACATCTCTTAGAATCACGTTTTTAACTTCTAACGTGTCCTTGTCCGTAATTTTTTTATTCTCAGTAGTAAAAAGATTCCCTTGTTTTTTAAAAACCCGTTCGGCCAAAGTGAAAAACTCCAATTCCTTAAAAATGGCTCTCAACTTAGCTTCATCATAATCTATCAGTTTAAAATTCTCTTCAACAAAATCTATCGGAGCATCAAGTGAAATTTTGGCCAGCACTTTTGAAAACCGAACTTGTTCTTCCGACTCAATAATTCTTTCTTTTTGTTTTCCTTTTAGCTTATCGGTATTTTGATACAAACCATCAATGTCTTTATACAGCTCAATTAATTTTTGAGCCGTTTTCGGACCAATTCCCGGACAACCCGGAATATTATCCGCAGTATCTCCCATCAAACCTAAATAATCAACAATTTGATCGGGATGTTCGACACCAAATTTCTCCTTAATTTCAGGAACTCCCCAAATCTCAACATCATTGCCGTTACTTTTCGGTTTGTACACGTAAATATTCTCACTCACTAATTGTGCATAGTCCTTATCAGGCGTCATCATATAAACCGTATAACCCTGTTTTTCAGCCTTCTTAGCCAAGGTTCCAATGACATCATCAGCCTCATAGCCTTCCACATCAAATTCAGGTATATTAAACCCCTGAATTATTGATTTGATATAGGGAATTGATTTTCTTAAATCTTCGGGCATTGGAGGCCGCTGTGCTTTGTATTCCTTAAACATCTCATGACGGAAAGTTGGTCCAACCGGATCAAAAACTACAGCAATATGCGAAGGTTTCTCTTTTTCAAGCACCTCCAGCAATGTATTTGTGAAGCCAAGCATTGCCGACGAATTAATTCCTGTTGAAGTAAACCTCGGGTTTTTAATAAAAGCGTAATATGATCTGTATATCAGGGCAAAAGCATCGAGTAAAAAAAGTTTTTTACCAGAATTGGTAATTGATGAGTGCATAAGTTTTCAAATATTAATTGTGTCAAACAAAAGTACAAGATAATCGCTTTGGAACAATTTTCAAGGCTATTATTCTCGGTTCTCTTCTTGTTTTATAAACACAAAAAAAGCCGGGAGGTTGTTCCAGGCTTTTCAAATATATTTTCACTTTAACTTAATTGTCTTCAGCATACCACTCGGCAAATGATGTGGCCGTTTCATGCAATTTTAGTGAGTGGAGTTTCACATCCGAAGGCAAGCGATTTTTTATTTTTTCAGCAAAATCAACAATCATGTTTTCACAAGTTGGCTGATAATCTGTAATAAAAAAACGTTCAAACATTTGTTCAATATTCAATTGCTCCAGATTTGGAGTTGTCTTACTCAAAACAACGGAATGATCCAGCTGATCAACAATTTCTTCAGAAACAATCTTTTTCAAATCACCAAAATCCATTACCATTCCCAATTTTGAATTATTTACATCGGTTATTGGTTCGCCAATTACTGTAACAAATAAAATATAGGAATGACCGTGAATATTCTTACAAAGTCCATCGTAGTTCCATAAGGCATGAGCCATTTCGAAATGAAACTCTTTAGTTAATCTTACTTTCGCCATTTACTTATATCGTATAAAAAAACCAGCACTAAACTGGTTCTTGAATTTCTTATCCATGAGTACAATTGCTGATACAATCAACAATATTACTTAGGCTACAGTGTTTCAAATAATAATATGTATTCTTTCCTTCTCTTTTTGAAGAAAGAACACCTTTATCTTTTAAAATTCCCAAATGATGGGAAGTTGTTGATTGCTCAATTTTTAATAATTCATGAATTTCAGTCACTGTAAGCTTCTTTCCATCCTCCAGATATCCTAAAATTGCAATTCTCATTGGATGAGCAATTGCTTTAAGCATGTTAGCCGCTTGCTCTAGCTTTGCAGGTTCTAATTCTTTAATTTTCATACACAACTATTATTCACGTAAAGTATCAAATGCAAATATATAAATATATTCTCGAATAGGCTATATTATACATATTGAAATAGTTAAATTTCTTGTTTTGTATATAATTTAGTTAAAGTCTTAATAAATACTAGAGTTTGAAATCCGATAATTTGAATTATGAACGGTTTTATGAGAAAGATAAATTATTAACTTTGGTTGCTATGAATTTGAGAAAAACCAGTATTAACGATATTAAAGCTCCTGTCAAGAACGAAATGGAGAAATTTGAGTCTTTTTTTAAGGATTCAATGAAAACAAAAATACGTTTACTTGACATGATTAACAGATATGTTATCAAACGAAAAGGCAAAGAAATAAGACCTATTCTTGTCTTTCTGAGCGCAAAACTTACCGGCGAAATTAACAATTCTACTTATACTGCCGCAGCACTTACCCAACTACTGCACACTGCTACTTTAATTCATGATGATGTGGTTGATGAAGCTTACGAAAGAAGAGGCTTTTTCTCAATTAATGCTTTATGGAAAACCAAAGCTGCCGTATTAGTTGGAGATTTTCTTCTGTCAAAAGGCCTTCTTATTGCTCTTGACAATAATGAATTTGGACAGCTAAAGGTTATTTCCGAAGCTGTAAGGGAAATGAGTGAAGGGGAATTACTTCAATTGGAAAAATCAAGAAAATTAAACATCACGGAAGATATCTATTTTGATATCATCTATAAAAAAACGGCAAGTTTGATGGCAACCTGCACTCTTCTTGGTGCTATTTCAGCTAAAGCAAATGATGCTGATCAGCAAAAGCTTAAAAAATTCGGTGAATACCTCGGAATTGCTTTTCAAATGAAAGATGACTTATTTGATTACGAGAAACAAGGAAGTATTGGAAAACCAACTGGCAATGATATTAAAGAAAAAAAATTAACTCTTCCTTTGATCTATGTTTTAAGGGGAGTTTCTGAAAAGGAACGCCGATGGGCTCTAAAGATAATTCGCAAACACAATAAAAACACTGAAAAAGTAAACGAATTAATCTCTTTCGTTAAAGAAAAAGGAGGTATTAAATACACCGGAGATAAAATGATTGAATACAAACAAAAAGCCTTGGATATTTTAAATGAGTTTCCTTCATCAGAAGCAAAAGAAGCCTTACTCAACTTAGTGGATTACACAATTAACAGAAATGTTTAATTTTACTTACTTATTGGCAGGTGAACGGTAAAAACACTCCCTTTTCCTGGTGTACTTTCAAGCGATATTGAACCATTATTCATAGTAACAAACTCATGACAAAGTATTAAACCTAAACCTGTTCCAGATTCTTCACAGGTTCCTACCCTTGTATAATTTGTATCAATCCGAAACAATCTTTTCTGATTTTCTTCACTAATTCCTATTCCGTTATCTTCAATAGAAATAATTGATTTGGAATTGTTTTGTGCAATTCGGATTTGAATATTTCCACCCGGCCGGGTAAATTTTATGGCATTTGAGTACAAATTTCTAATAACCGTATCCAACATGTACTCATCGGCGAAAGCCATAGTGTGTGCTCCTTTAATTACCCTTACAAATATATTTTTCCGATCTGCTTTGGTTTGATGGAGCTGAACATTTAACTCTATCAATTTTGATAAATCAATTTGTTTGGGGGAATGTTTTATTTTTCCCATTTGGGATCTGGCCCACTCGAGGAGGTTATTCAATAAATTATACTCCAGATTAGCTGCTGAATGAATAATTGAAGAAGCTTCAAAGATTTGATCCTTTGACATTTCCCTGCAATTTTGGTGCAGATTTTTAGCTATTGGCAGCAAGGCATTAAATGGATTTTTTAAATCATGTGCGATAATTGAGAAGAATTTATCCTTTGTTTTAAGAGCTTCATTTAAAGCCTCCTCAATTCTTTTTCTCGCAGTTATATCACGGGCAATTGCCATTAATGTTTCGCACTCTCCTGTCCTATTAAATTCGGGAATTAATTGCCATTCAAAATGAAGAACCTTACCTTCAACAACAATGCTAAAATCAACACAATGCTGCTTCTTTGTTTTAAAAGCAATATCTATTTCCTGTTCCCAAAACTCACACTTGTCTTTTGGAAATCCCATTTCCTGATGAGTTTTTCCAATAAATTTCTCTGGTTTGATTTTTAATATTTGTAAGGAAGCCGAATTCACAAATATATGTTTGTGATTCACATCAAACCGCATGATCAAGTCTGTGGCATTCTCCACTAAAGTTCGGAAACGCTCTTCACTTTCCTGCAACTTATTTTCTGCTGTTTTCCTTTTTTCAATATTTCTGATGGCTACAAAATAAATCTTTGTATTCGAAAAACGAATGAGATTTGCACTTACTTCAACTGAAATTCTTTTGCCGGATTTACTAATTAAACTCGTCTCAAATAACCCAAAACCACTTGATTCTATCTCCTTTATCCGAAGATCAAAATCCATCGAACGACTGGCGTCATCAATATTATTGACATTTAATTGACTCAATTCCTCTTCGGAATACTCCAATAAATCACTTAAACGCGTGCTAAATTCAATTAATCTTCCTTTTTCATCATGAACAAGAAAAGCATCGCCTGCGAATTCAAAAATGTTTTTGTAAAATTCTTCTCTTTGTCCAATTTGATCTACCAGATGATAGTAACTTGAAATGTCATTGCTTCGAACAATAACTCTTTCAACATTACCTTTTTCATTTAAAATCGGTGAAAGATATTTTTCTTCAAATCGGATCTTATTATTCTCCAAATTCGACTTTAAAAAACTATTTGGCTCCCTGCTTTCAAGAACCTGAGGAACAACACATTCCTCACAAGGTTTATCTAATCCATAAAAAACACTGTAGCATTTTGTACCAATTAATTCAGATCGTTTTAAATCTGTTCCCATCAGCCTTTTTGCATTCACCTCAATTAAAGTGAAATTTGTATCAATTACCGAAACTGCATCTTTACCACTACTTACAGATTTGGATTGATCGTATTCTTCTACAAGATATTCTTGAGGAATTAGCTCGCGCAATCTTTCAACTTCATTTTCCAGCTCTTGAACTCTATTCTTCAACGGATCAGGGGATTCATTGTACATGAACAAATAAACAATTAAAAGGTGATGTTAAATAAATATATTGCAAGTAAATAAAAAAAGTCGGAAATAATCCGACTTTCAAGTTATTAAATTAAATATTTTAAAAATACTTTATTTCTTTTAGCTCACCGGTTTCCAGTTTATGAATCTCTGTTAATAACGCATTTGCCAAACTAGATGCTCCTATTCTTGACCATTTGTTATTCAACCATTCCTCACCTAAATTATTTTTTGAAATCGCATAAAATTCAATGGCATCTTTAGCTGCAGATATTCCTCCTGCGGGTTTAAAACCAACCATCCGACCTCTTTTTTTGTAATAATCAGTAATAGCCTGCGTCATAACATAGGCCGCCTCAAGAGTTGCGTTCACTGCCACCTTACCGGTGGAAGTTTTAATAAAATCAGCACCGGCTTCCATTGCAATAATAGATGCAGTACGAATATTTTCTGCCGTTTTAAGTTCACCTGTTTCCAGGATAACTTTTAAATGTGCCTTACCACAAGCCTCTTTCTGAATAGCAATTTCATCAAACACGGTTTGATAATGTCCTTCTAAAAAAGCTCCAATCGATATCACAATATCAATATCATCAGCTCCCTTTTCAACAGCCATTTTACATTCCAATGCTTTAACTTCAATATATGATTGAGAAGATGGGAAAACACCTGCTACAGAAGCTATTCTAACGCCCTCAGCTTTTAAGTTTTCATTCAATGTAGGCACTTGGTATGGATATACACAAATAGCAGCCACATTTGGCATGTCAAAATCATTCTGGAAGTTATTTACATTGTCAGCAAAACTTTTAGCCTTTGCGTGCGTGTCTGTAGAGTTCAGTGTCGTTAAATCTATAAAAGAAAAATTCTTCTTTAGATTTTCAATTGTGTACAAAGCTTCAAAGTCTCTGTCCAAAATTGATTTGACATTTGCTTTTACTTCTGCATCGCTAACCTTAAGATCATATGATTTTAAGATTTCTAAAATGTCTTTCTCCATAATGTATGTAAATAATTAGTACCCAGTTGCGAATCTTTATTCGCTGATTTTTCCATCAATTATCTAAACTTCTAAAAGTCAGAATATTGTCTTTGAGAGCACAAAATTAAGATATTTTTTACTCATCCCCTATTTCTACTATGTTAATTTATTAGAACTTAACCAGCCTAAACAAAAAAAGCCAAAGTCATTATTGTGATGACTTTGGCTAACTGCTATAAAAGATGTACTTCTTTATTGCTTAACAATCTTGTAGCTTTTTCGGTATCCTTCCGATTCAATAAGCAAAAAATAAGCGCCGCTTCGTAATTGCTCAACTGATTTAATAATCCTTACTTCTCCACCTATATTTTTATGCTCTTCCTTAAATATCAAGCTTCCTGTCATGCTGAACAATGAAATTGTAGTCTCATCATTTCTAAAATCAGATAGATCGATATGCAATTCATGAACAACAGGATTTGGATAGATATGAACGATTGGCGCTGTTAAAACATCTTCGATTCCAGTAACTGTCTCAACTATAATTTTAAATTCTTGCCTGGCAAGATATTCATTATCCCAAGCTTCTAAAATCACATTAAAAGTACCCGCTTCGGTTGGTAAACCGTATAAGGTTGCAGTTCCATCTCCATTGTCATCTAAATTTAACCAACTTGGCTTTTCAAAGGCTGTTACAACACATCCTTCAGCATCAACATCCTGATATTCTATCATATAAACATAACTTTCATTCAATACTGCATCAACAAAAGGTTCTGATATAAATCTCGGAGCTTCATTTTTATTCTCAATATTAATGGTAAACCTATCGTTATAACTTAATCCGCCTTGATCAGTAACTGTTACTTTTAATGAATAGCTAATATAATCTTCATAATTAAATATCTCTTTCGAAACAATCCTGTCTCCATCCAATTCGAAATACTCATTCTCTGCCAGATTAAATGTGAATGTCTCATCAATATCAGCGTCGCTAGCAGTTAATATTCCCACTTCAGTTCCAATGGCAGAATTTTCGGCAATTGTAGTATTTGACAATTGAATGGCTGTTGGGGCATTTTCGTTACTATCATTGATATTAATTATTACTATTTCTTCAGAACTGGTATGTGTTCCATCGCTTACAGTAACTGTTAACGAGTAACTTGTTGTTGTCTCGTAATCCAGATTCGTGTTATCTGTTACCGTAATTTCTCCGGTAGTTGAATTAACAGCAAAAATGCCGTCAGTATTGCCTGCTGTGATTGTCCAGCTGCTAAATGTTGTTGCGGTTGCATCTGAATCAGTGGCCAAAACTGTTCCTACGGATGTTGTATTTGAAGCATCTTCATCAATATAGAATGTTTGTGAAGCTGTCACTATCGGAGCTACGTCATTGACATCTGTGATATTGATTGTTATCGTCTCTGCTGCTGAAGTGTTTATTCCATCGGAAACTGTTACAGTGTATGTGTATGAGGTTGTTGTTTCATAATCTATACCTGAGTTATCGGTTACGGTGATGGCACCACTTGATGCATTGATCTCAAAAATGGATGCGCCGGTTCCTCCTGTTTCTGTCCAGGCTGAGAAAGATGTTCCTGCATCTCCGTCTGTCGCAAGTACTGTTCCTACGGCTCCTGAGTCTGCGGTATTTTCTGCAATACTAAAACTCTGGGTGGCTGTTACAACTGGAGTGACATCATTGACATCTGTGATATTGATTGTTATCGTCTCTGCTGTTGAAGTGTTTATTCCATCGGAAACAGTAACGGTGTATGTGTATGATGTTGTTGTTTCATAATCTATACCTGAGTTATCGGTTACGGTGATGGCACCACTTGATGCATTGATCTCAAAAATGGAGGCGCCGGTTCCTCCTGTTTCTGTCCAGGCTGAGAAAGATGTTCCTGCATCTCCGTCTGTCGCAAGTACTGTTCCTACGGCTCCTGAGTTTGCGGTATTTTCAGCAATACTAAAACTCTGGGTGGCTGTTACAACTGGAGTGACATCATTGACATCTGTGATATTAATGGTTATCGTCTCGGATACTGAAGTGTTGGTTCCGTCAGAAACAGTAACAGTGTATGTATATGAAGTTGTTGTTTCATAATCTATACCTGAGTTATCGGTTACGGTGATGGCACCACTTGATGCATTGATCTCAAAAATGGAGGCGCCGGTTCCTCCTGTTTCTGTCCAGGCTGAGAAAGATGTTCCTGCATCTCCGTCTGTCGCAAGTACTGTTCCTACGGCTCCTGAGTTTGCGGTATTTTCAGCAATACTAAAACTCTGGGTGGCTGTAATAACAGGAGTAATATCATTGACATCGGTAATTGTAACTGTAATTGTTTGATCATCTGTTGCTCCACCATCTCCTGTAACTCTAACAATAACTTCATATGAATTGTTGCCACCTGCATCTTGTGCAGATTCGTAATCCGGTGCAGACAATAAAGTTAAAACTCCTGAAGTTGGGTGAATATTAAATTTGGCTTGATCAGCTCCTCCTACTAATGAGTACGAAGGAACTGCTACTCCCTCATTTACTGATGTTACCGCAGCTATTGAAGTGCTGTTTTCTGGAATTGAAATGCCGGCTGTTGCTCCTCCGCCATTTGAAGTAATAGTTATCCCTGTTACGTTATCAACCGAAACAGTGATCGTCTGAGTACTGGAATTTAATCCATCAGAAACAGATACCTGAACTATATAATCATTATCAGCATTTATATCTAATGGAGTTTCATAATCTGGAGCAGAGGTGAAAGCTAACGCTCCTGTTGATGAATTAATAGTAAATAGAGCTTGATCAGCTCCTCCAATTTTATTAAATGTAAAAGTTGTTCCGACATCTCCATCTGTTGCTGTTAAAGTAATAACATCTGTAGTATTCTCATCAATATTTATTGTAGATGCTGATGTAAATACTGGAATCTCATCATTAATATCGTTCACATCAACTGTTACAGTTTCTGTTACTGAAGTGTTAACTCCATCTGAAACTGTGATGCTCAAGCTGTAACTTGTGATTGATTCGTAATCCAGTTCATTCGCATCATTAACTGTAATTTCACCCGTCGATGAGTTGATTGCAAATACGCCGTTTGTATTACCTGCTGTGATTGTCCAGCTGCTAAAAACTGTTGCTGTTGCATCTCCATCGGTAGCCAAAACTGTTCCTACGGATGTTGTATTTGAAGCATCTTCATCAATATTGAATGTTTGTGAAGCTGTCACTATCGGAGCTACATCATTGACATCTGTGATATTAATGGTTATCGTCTCGGATGCTGAAGTGTTGGTTCCGTCAGAAACAGTAACAGTGTATGTATATGATGTTGTTGTTTCATAATCTATACCTGAGTTATCGGTTACGGTGATTGCACCGCTTGATGCATTGATCTCAAAAATGGAGGCGCCGGTTCCTCCTGTTTCTGTCCAGGAGCTAAAAATTGTTGCTGTTACATCTCCATCCGCTGCAAGTACTGTTCCTACGACTCCTGAATTTGCGATATTTTCTGCAATGCTAAAACTCTGAGAGGCTGTTACAACTGGATCTACATCATTTATATCTGTGATATTAATGATAATTGTCTCGGATGCTGAAGTGTTTATGCCGTCAGAAACTGTTACAGTGTATGTGTATGAGGTTGTTGTTTCATAATCTATACCTGAGTTATCGGTTACGGTGATGGCACCGCTTGATGCATTGATCTCAAAGATGGATGCGCCGGTTCCTCCTGTTTCTGTCCAGGAGCTAAAGGAAGTTCCTGCATCTCCGTCTGTTGCAAGTACTGTTCCTACGGCTCCTGAGTTTGCGATATTTTCTGCAATGCTAAAACTCTGAGAGGCTGTTACAACTGGAGTGTTGTCGTTTATTGCATTCACATTAACTGTTACTGTTTCTGCTG is a genomic window containing:
- a CDS encoding PAS domain S-box protein, with protein sequence MYNESPDPLKNRVQELENEVERLRELIPQEYLVEEYDQSKSVSSGKDAVSVIDTNFTLIEVNAKRLMGTDLKRSELIGTKCYSVFYGLDKPCEECVVPQVLESREPNSFLKSNLENNKIRFEEKYLSPILNEKGNVERVIVRSNDISSYYHLVDQIGQREEFYKNIFEFAGDAFLVHDEKGRLIEFSTRLSDLLEYSEEELSQLNVNNIDDASRSMDFDLRIKEIESSGFGLFETSLISKSGKRISVEVSANLIRFSNTKIYFVAIRNIEKRKTAENKLQESEERFRTLVENATDLIMRFDVNHKHIFVNSASLQILKIKPEKFIGKTHQEMGFPKDKCEFWEQEIDIAFKTKKQHCVDFSIVVEGKVLHFEWQLIPEFNRTGECETLMAIARDITARKRIEEALNEALKTKDKFFSIIAHDLKNPFNALLPIAKNLHQNCREMSKDQIFEASSIIHSAANLEYNLLNNLLEWARSQMGKIKHSPKQIDLSKLIELNVQLHQTKADRKNIFVRVIKGAHTMAFADEYMLDTVIRNLYSNAIKFTRPGGNIQIRIAQNNSKSIISIEDNGIGISEENQKRLFRIDTNYTRVGTCEESGTGLGLILCHEFVTMNNGSISLESTPGKGSVFTVHLPISK
- the deoC gene encoding deoxyribose-phosphate aldolase, which codes for MEKDILEILKSYDLKVSDAEVKANVKSILDRDFEALYTIENLKKNFSFIDLTTLNSTDTHAKAKSFADNVNNFQNDFDMPNVAAICVYPYQVPTLNENLKAEGVRIASVAGVFPSSQSYIEVKALECKMAVEKGADDIDIVISIGAFLEGHYQTVFDEIAIQKEACGKAHLKVILETGELKTAENIRTASIIAMEAGADFIKTSTGKVAVNATLEAAYVMTQAITDYYKKRGRMVGFKPAGGISAAKDAIEFYAISKNNLGEEWLNNKWSRIGASSLANALLTEIHKLETGELKEIKYF